In a genomic window of Amycolatopsis japonica:
- a CDS encoding sigma-70 family RNA polymerase sigma factor: MSTVPADLSGKSDAELIAEVRDGKIASYGTLYERHAGAAHNLARQLARSSSEADDLVSEAFAKVLDTLRGGKGPDAAFRAYLLTALRHTAYDKTRKDKRVDLNEDMSDVGGAVGEALTVPFSDTAVAGLERTLAAKAFARLPERWQAVLWHTEIEGQTPAEVAPLLGLTANGVSALAYRAREGLRQAYLQVHLAENSAERCRASADKLGAWTRDGLSKRERAQVESHLDECEKCRALAAELADVNTGLRGIIAPIVLGGAALGYLATTGAGKAGAVTAAATAAAAGSTSGGAAGAAAAGPRQFAGVAGSSAAIVAAVAVALAAGGGTQEIPAAAAVPPPAVAPPAPPAAPPPAPPAVPPAQQPVPPAQQEPPPAQAPAPAPTPTPAEPPAPTPVIPAPPVMTASTPPGGVQLRPGEPADLPITVRNDGGTKSEPVAVSLNLPKGVRAIPAAGGGGAMGANGFRQQAPGPITVSCPGGTGTVTCRTGTGLEPGQSAVLKFRLRADGTAEDGSVVTGSVTAGAQIKVSIEVKVKVPAPPAPVDDLTLSANTDWLSSFPWFRNPRVNIYVKNTGESTKPVTITLDHRILHWSSFSGIRCTPTGEGTSCTSRGSLAPGRGANLSVTLKGRPANGMPVTVNATLGTAQAKPVAVYFDCWRHGCDDNALLPPTTVPSLPSVTSKPSGPPDTTKPGRPGWPVPTKKPSPAVTSSEPAQQEPAQPETSTTTSAPPRPGKSNPSTQPNGVVDRIFQ, translated from the coding sequence GTGTCCACCGTTCCCGCCGATCTCTCCGGTAAGAGTGACGCCGAGCTGATCGCCGAGGTGCGTGACGGGAAGATCGCGTCTTACGGAACCCTTTACGAGCGTCACGCCGGCGCGGCGCACAATCTCGCCCGCCAGCTCGCCCGCTCGAGTTCCGAAGCCGACGACCTCGTTTCGGAAGCCTTCGCGAAGGTGCTGGACACGCTGCGCGGCGGCAAAGGCCCCGACGCCGCGTTCCGCGCGTACCTGCTGACCGCGCTCCGGCACACCGCCTACGACAAGACGCGCAAGGACAAGCGCGTCGACCTGAACGAGGACATGTCCGACGTCGGCGGTGCCGTCGGCGAAGCGCTGACCGTCCCCTTCTCCGACACGGCCGTCGCCGGGCTCGAGCGCACGCTCGCCGCGAAGGCGTTCGCCCGGCTGCCCGAGCGGTGGCAGGCGGTGCTGTGGCACACCGAGATCGAAGGGCAGACGCCCGCCGAGGTCGCGCCGCTGCTGGGGTTGACCGCGAACGGTGTCTCCGCGCTCGCCTACCGGGCGCGTGAAGGCCTGCGGCAGGCGTATCTGCAGGTCCACCTGGCCGAGAACTCCGCCGAACGCTGCCGCGCGAGCGCGGACAAGCTCGGTGCGTGGACCCGCGACGGGTTGTCCAAACGCGAACGCGCCCAGGTGGAGAGCCACCTGGACGAATGCGAGAAATGCCGCGCGCTGGCCGCGGAACTGGCCGACGTCAACACCGGTCTGCGCGGGATCATCGCGCCGATCGTGCTCGGTGGCGCGGCTCTCGGATACCTGGCGACGACCGGGGCGGGCAAGGCGGGCGCGGTCACCGCGGCCGCGACGGCCGCCGCCGCGGGTTCGACTTCGGGCGGCGCCGCCGGTGCCGCCGCGGCCGGACCGCGCCAATTCGCCGGTGTGGCCGGATCGAGTGCGGCCATCGTCGCCGCCGTCGCGGTGGCGCTCGCCGCCGGTGGCGGCACCCAGGAGATCCCGGCCGCCGCCGCGGTCCCTCCGCCCGCCGTCGCGCCTCCGGCGCCGCCTGCCGCCCCGCCCCCGGCTCCGCCCGCCGTCCCGCCGGCGCAGCAGCCCGTGCCGCCCGCCCAGCAGGAGCCACCTCCGGCCCAGGCCCCGGCACCTGCCCCGACGCCCACCCCCGCCGAGCCGCCCGCACCCACGCCGGTGATCCCGGCGCCTCCGGTGATGACGGCGTCGACCCCGCCCGGCGGTGTCCAGCTGAGGCCGGGCGAACCGGCCGACCTGCCGATCACCGTGCGCAACGACGGCGGAACGAAGTCCGAGCCCGTGGCCGTCTCGCTGAATCTGCCGAAGGGGGTGCGGGCCATTCCCGCCGCCGGCGGCGGTGGGGCGATGGGCGCCAACGGCTTCCGGCAGCAGGCACCCGGCCCGATCACGGTGAGCTGCCCCGGCGGCACCGGCACGGTGACCTGCCGGACCGGTACCGGTCTCGAACCGGGCCAGTCGGCGGTGCTGAAGTTCCGGCTGCGCGCCGACGGGACGGCCGAGGACGGCAGCGTGGTCACCGGTTCGGTGACGGCGGGCGCGCAGATCAAGGTGTCGATCGAGGTGAAGGTCAAGGTGCCGGCGCCGCCCGCGCCCGTGGACGACCTCACCCTCAGTGCCAACACCGACTGGCTGTCCTCGTTCCCCTGGTTCCGCAATCCGCGGGTGAACATCTACGTCAAGAACACCGGCGAGTCGACGAAACCGGTGACGATCACTCTCGACCACCGGATTCTCCACTGGTCGAGCTTCTCCGGCATCCGATGCACGCCGACCGGTGAAGGTACGTCGTGCACTTCACGTGGTTCGCTGGCTCCGGGGCGCGGGGCGAACCTGTCGGTGACGCTGAAGGGCCGTCCGGCGAACGGGATGCCGGTGACGGTGAACGCCACGCTCGGCACCGCCCAGGCGAAGCCGGTCGCGGTCTACTTCGACTGCTGGCGCCACGGGTGTGACGACAACGCGCTGCTTCCGCCGACTACGGTGCCTTCGCTGCCTTCGGTCACTTCGAAGCCTTCGGGCCCTCCGGACACGACGAAGCCTGGGCGCCCTGGATGGCCTGTCCCGACGAAGAAGCCTTCGCCGGCTGTGACGTCTTCGGAGCCCGCGCAGCAAGAGCCGGCCCAGCCGGAGACGAGCACGACCACGAGCGCGCCGCCGCGGCCTGGAAAGTCCAATCCGTCCACCCAGCCCAACGGAGTGGTCGACCGCATTTTCCAGTAG
- a CDS encoding GtrA family protein: protein MLGKHRELLRFVLVGGASFVITMTITYGLKFTVLTDKPVTALVIGVLVATVFSYVANREWSFRSRGGRERAHEAALFFLLSAIALGLNALPQLISRYVFKLEEPHVSLLTQEVADFVSGVLVGTLLGTAFRWWSFKKWVFPQAGARPRLVRGGGREISGIPDDPAA, encoded by the coding sequence ATGCTGGGGAAGCATCGCGAGCTGCTGCGGTTCGTCCTGGTCGGGGGCGCGAGTTTCGTCATCACGATGACGATCACCTACGGGCTGAAGTTCACCGTGCTGACCGACAAACCGGTGACCGCGCTGGTCATCGGCGTCCTGGTGGCGACCGTTTTCTCGTACGTCGCGAACCGTGAATGGTCCTTTCGCTCCCGTGGCGGCCGCGAGCGCGCGCACGAAGCGGCACTCTTCTTCCTGCTCAGCGCGATCGCGCTCGGGCTCAACGCGCTTCCGCAGCTGATTTCGCGATACGTGTTCAAGCTGGAGGAGCCGCATGTCTCGCTGCTGACCCAGGAGGTCGCCGACTTCGTCAGCGGAGTGCTCGTCGGGACCCTGCTCGGTACGGCGTTCCGGTGGTGGTCGTTCAAGAAGTGGGTCTTCCCGCAGGCCGGCGCGCGGCCGCGGCTGGTGCGGGGCGGCGGACGGGAGATTTCCGGCATTCCCGACGATCCGGCCGCCTGA